A stretch of DNA from Maridesulfovibrio sp.:
AAGTTTAATGATGCAGTCTGTCCTTGACCCTTCTGATTGCTTTCGGAATTTCCGCTGCGGCAGCTTCCTTCAACTGGTCGAAACCGATTTTGAATTCGGAAGAAGGATATGTTCGGTCCGCAATGCTGGACGAGTACATGCTTGGAATGTTGTTCAGGACAACGCAGGCAATGTCGAACAGGCATTTGTCACACTGGCAGAACTCTACTTCCTTTTTATCAATGAATGCGTTGAGTTCTTCGTACACAGCCTGTTCCGCCAGGTTCACTATCTCTCCGTTACCGAAGAATTCTTTCATGCTTAACATGGGTACCCCCTCTTTATGACTTATTGTTTCAGGAATGAAGATTCGCTTTTTGTGTCATATAGCATATCCCGCAGGAGATGCTAAGCAAATAAATCGGTGGGGATAAAGAGAAGCCCCCCTGATCCGGTTCGTGGATCAAGGGGGCTGTTGCTTCACAATCGCGGTAACTTTAAGTTGATCTATCATGTCTCAACTGGGTTTAAATGATCGTCCTAGGGCTAAAAGCTTTCTATACATCACAGTAAACTTTGTCACGTCCTTCAGTTTTAGCTTTGTAAAGCATGGTGTCTGCCCGGCTGATCATATCCGATAAAGAGGAGCCTCTATGCTCTGTGCAGCCGATGGAAACTGTATAGGTTATTTTTTGCCCCTTGTGTATGACAGGTGATCTTTTTACCTTTTCACGAAATGTATCAAGAAAATGGTACGTGGCCCCGGATTCAACATCGTCTAGGATTATCGTAAATTCTTCCCCTCCTAATCGTGCTGCCAGGCCCTTTTCTCCTACATATTCAGTAAGAAGAGTTGCAAATTGCTTGAGAACAGCATCCCCCGCGTCGTGTCCGAACGAATCATTGACTTTTTTGAAATGGTCTATGTCCATGATTGCCAGAGATAACGGTAGGTTGTTTTGAGTATAGCGGCTG
This window harbors:
- a CDS encoding late competence development ComFB family protein, which gives rise to MLSMKEFFGNGEIVNLAEQAVYEELNAFIDKKEVEFCQCDKCLFDIACVVLNNIPSMYSSSIADRTYPSSEFKIGFDQLKEAAAAEIPKAIRRVKDRLHH